The window GGCCAGCAGTAGAGGTGGCCGCAGAGCGTGACCACCGGCTCCGCGGCGCACTCGAGGCAGATGTTGCAGTCGAAGCAGCCGCCTCCAGTCGTCGccaccccggcggccggcgcgtccCCGCCGCCAACGATCCTCTTCGCGGGTTCATCGCCGGCAGCCGCCGCAGGCTGCTCACCGGCGCCGGCAGTGCCCGCCTGATCCATGTCCTACATGCGCTTTCAGCAAGCACAAGGCTGGTGGGTCTCTGGCACTCCGGCTTTGCTGCCTTCCTCTTTTGTAGCACTGCAAAACAAACCAGACGGACAGACGGTCATGCCCTCGCCGGCGAGGGGTGGGTGGTGACGAATCAGAGGAAAGGAAAGGCGCACATCACAGGGCACCGACTTGAATGCCGCATCTCACCAATCAAGACGTACGGCCGGACTGTGCGAGGCGACTGGTGAGGCAGCAGCAAAACAAAGGAGAAGGATAAAGCGAGCCACGTAACTTCACATCTGCGGCCTCGCCGTGCTGGGTCACCGAAAGGAAGGACCATTGATGAATACAAGAAGAGAGTAGCGACGGGAGGGACCAGAAACTTTCAGGAGGATGAGtcggatgttttttttttttttgagcgaaGGATCAGTCAGATATTGCTCAGCAGCCAGCACATCCTATCCGAAACTGTCATGTTTGGTTTGTGCTGTGTTTAAATAGTGACattttgaccgttaattacgaTGTCAaataaaaccaacttcagaactccTGTGCTAGTGaccctaaagaatctaatgaggtctttgacacGCGATTAAaaaatgattactgtagcatcaatgtaacgaatcatcgattaattaatatcattagattcgtcgcgaaaaattatactcatttaaaaaaaaatacaaataaattttatctGATCTTTCATGCGGAGACTAGAAGAGACGCACTAGAATGCTACAATCCTGGCACGCGAACCAAACGAAGCCAAGTACACCGCTCGAGACGAGCAAACAGCAACGCAGACGACAGCTACTGCTCGAGCCCAGAAAATGGCCGATGCCCGATGGTAACCTGACAAAGAAGACGTGCTTTAACCGCAATCACCCTTGCTGTGTCCGCAAAAGATCTTTTTTTTCCACCGCGCCTTGTTGTCGTCTGATGTTTACCCTTCCCTAtccggcaccaccgccacgGTTGGCCTGATACAGACATGTCCTTGGTGGGAACGATCAGACTCCACACACACAGGTCAAGACTGTGGTAGCTGTCACCCAGCGTCCATGATTGCCTTGCCTTGAGATGAAGGTGCCACGCATTCAAAGTTTCTGCTGCTCAATCGGATCAGGCTGCATGCCTCCCGGACTTGATTTCTTACAACTATGCAGATCACTTGGACAATGACAGGAATTTTTTTAAGATTAAGGAAGGCAAAATAGCCAATTTCATCCCTCAACTTTCCTCCAAGGCTCAAATGCGTCCTTGAACTATCAAATGGTTCAATTTAGTCCTCAAACTTATGATTTAGGCTCAATTTAATCTCTAGGGTGATGTGGCATGCCTATGTGGCATACTAAGTCATACCAGAGTGCATGTAAGGTTTTGGATGTATTTTCAAGTCCAACAGCGGGATCAACTCAAGTGGTATACTAACTCATAATTCACTAATGTAGCTAAACATAAGTTATTGATGATCTTGTGTCTACGAATAAAAGGTTTACACTTTGTTTATTCATACATTCTCATTATTTGTTGAACCATTTTTTTTGTGAGACGTCGAATGTTAGAAAAATTAGAGGTAAAGGAGTCTATTTATATCTATTGTTTCACTTTTACTCACCAATTGTTGACTAGGCATGCCATGTGGCATGGCATGCCACATAGGACCAAGGATGAAATTGAGCTCAAATAGAAAGTTTGAGGATGAAACCGGTCAATTTCATAGTTGAGGGACGAATTTGAGCCTAAGGTAAAAGTTGAAGGATTAAATTGGCTATTTTGCCATTAAGGAAATAGTTCCGGCCTGACAATGACAGGATTAACTCCTGTTTTCCGTGAAGGAGGAAGAAAAGACCAGTGGAGCTTAGTTGACCACACAACAACCggtaggaggaaggaggagaataTAGCCGTGCATCTGTGCTCTCAGTCTGATCCTAGTCAATCAATTATTGCTATAGCCTATAGGAGCAATTGACAAAATACAAGCTACAACAAGGCAGGGTACTCGGTTACTGATAGATGCCgaaataattatgaattaactCGACTATATAACACCAGATGTTCAACGGGGATGAGCACCGAAATGACTTGTTTTTAATCATATCTACTGATCAGATAATGGTTGGTTTCACCTTGAGATAAGATCTGGAAACAAGGAATACTTTTCTCAACAACTATCTCGAGGATTCTCTTTTTTCTTCAATCGGGCAGGCTCCATACTCAGAGTCAGACCATAATGGGCTTGACACAAACACACAGACAAGTGCGATAGGATCGGGAAAAATTGCTCAATTTGGCCAACAACTTGGAGGAACTTTTCTTAAATTATGCAGGCTCCACACCCATGGAGGCAGCATCATATATACAGATAAAATCAAGTGTTTACATGCAGATTTGGTTCTCTGTTATCACAATCGCGCGCACTCTGTTTCTATTCTGATCCAATCAGTAGCTCGAAGCGAGCAGCGTTTCTATAGCGTTCAACAAGCCAAACACACACGGATTCAGTCTAAGTTTGATGGTTTACACTATCAGTCAATACTAAGGTCAGACGGTTTAGTGCACTCCAAAACCCATGTATAGAAATCATGATCTGCACACGTATCAATGATTTGGATCTAGTTAACCATAGCACtactttcaaaacaaaaaagttAAGCATAGCACTAATACACCTTGCCCGCAAACAAGGCGCCGTTAGCCTCTCAGCTTTTCATTAGGTGCACTCAACATTTGCCCGATCCGATTATTGTTGTGTAAGACTGAAGCAACATCCTGAAGTTCTCTTCTACTCCAATATTGTGCGGTCAATTATATTTCGTATACAAATTAATGGCAGTCGGCAGAACAATTGACAAAACGTAAAACACACCTGTTTGGCTGTTTCAAATGGGATGCAGATTCACAAACAGAGAACCAGGATCGCATCAGGAAACTAGGATGATTCACAAACGTTTGGTTTCCTTGCCAAACATAAAATGATAAACAAAACAGCAACATTTGACgtccacaaaaaaaaatttgtgcacgCATCCCGTTAACAACTGCACCAAGAAAGTAAAAAAGAGGACCATGTATAACCACAGCAAGTCAAGAACAGACCCAGTAGCCAGATGGCCCAGATCCGTGGCGATTCATTCCGAAACTTCATGCTGGCTAAACGGCGTGGGAGTGTTTGTTGACTCTTGAGAGAGGAAATCATGTTAAAACGGGAGTAATTCAAGAGCAGAGATGCTACATCGATCCCCATGGAAACGACCCCACAAAAGAATGCGAAGCAACAGGACCGGAGCAACCGAAAGCTGCTgatccaaaattccaaattacCATGAGAATAAACGCAACAATAGCACAGAACTTTTTCCTATTTCCTAGCacgaaagagagaaaaaaacacTCGGATCATCGCATCAACATGAACCACGGAACCAATAAGAGCACGAGAATAGACGGCGCAGGAATCATCGGCTGACCTGTGCCAGCAGGGTGGCTCGAGTGCAGGCGACGCCCGGGCTCTCTATGACTCTATCCGTCTGCAGGTTGAGGAACAGAATGGTGGTGGCGTGGTGCAGATGCAGAGGAAAGATGctggcaccggcaccggcgctAACCGCTTTTGTGGTTGCAAGGGACTGCCGATTCCAACGAGGAGatgaggcgggcggcggcggatgcgcgcCGACGTCAGCCGCGAAGGGTGCGCAGGGGATAAAAAAGATGGAGATGGAATGAGCGGCAGCACCAATTGGTTGGGTCATTGGCTGCAGATTTTTCTTTAAACTACTACTTTTTTAACGGAGAAACTTGCTCTTATCCGGGAAGAAACAGTTAGAAAATCCCTGTAGTTTATCGGCTTGTGTGATCATCCGGCCGCGGAAAATCTATCCACGAGCGATCCCGAGAGAGAGCGTGCGTCCGCGTCCGGCCTGCCTTTGCGTGAGAGCCTGGGCAAGGGCAATGTGCACATCAAGTCATTAATCAGCTCGGGCACACTACTCTGTCCATGGGTCGGCTCGGCAGTgggcgcggatccggccgggAGATGCGGCAGGACCAGACGGTTCGCCGCAGCCGCGTCAGGCCGAGCTCCCTGCTGCAACGGCCGCGCAGCTCGCAAGtaggcgtgcgccgccgcattTTTCAGCTGCAGCTCGTCGTCTAGATCATCACCTCTGCTGAAGATCACAAGTTCACTTGTGTGATGTGCTCTCAAGCGTCGGAGACAGTTGATCACCTGCTAACTGCCTGTCCGTTTACTAGAGAAGTTTGGTTTCGCATGCTGCGCACACTTGGGAGACATTGGCGCTGGACACTCAATCCACTTTCTTTATTCCCTAGTGGTCCGCTGGGAGGAAACAAATTTCAAAGAACAACCGCCGCTGTTTGGACATCTTAGTCATCCTCACTTCTTGGTTGCTATGGAAGGAGAGAAACCATAGGACTTTTGATCAGCGAGTGCGTACGGTCGATGATGTACTCACATGGGTGTATGATGAGATTGTTGCTTGGTTTCAAGCAGGATATAGGAGTCTTGAGTTGGCCGTGTGTAAACTAGGTAGGCTTCCGGGTCGCACAACGGGGGCTGTGTAGTCGTGTTTGACTGATTGTTTAGAGTTGATTTTGGTTCTAAAACCGACtcttgtataaatttttttttctcttcttaatATAAAACGTGCCCAGACACGGTCGTGAAAAAAAATCACAAGTTCACACCGATCACGAGTTCCCTGCTGCAGAAGCCaacctaaaaaagaaaaaaaaaagaaatgaaaacctGCTTCCGAGATCAACTTGAGAGTTGAGACCTCTGGGGCGGCTCACCATGCTCCAGCCGGAGCCGGGAGTGAAAGTGACAGTCTGAAACCTCTCCCTCTCGGTCGCTTACCCTTATCAAGTGAAGCCTCTTGGCAGCCAGTGTGCTTTATCCGATCGCACCAACTCCGGCAGAAAGGCCACGGCCAcgatagggggggggggggggggggggggggggggggggggggggggggggggggggggggggctgcgcGATAAACACCGGTAGCTCTGCCGACGTAGTGCCTAGTGCCTAGACGGAGTAGACCTCCACGTCTAGCCTGGGGGGCGGGCGAGCATCGAGTTGGGTGGCAGGGCACCAAGGGTTGTCTGCGGCTGCGTTTCGGTCGCTTCGTGCCGAACTGATGACGTGAGCGCGTAGCCGGCATCAACTTGTGTGTACTGAACTGCAGTCTCTGTTCGCATGCAGCGAGCTTCTTCCCATGTGCAGCAGGAGGAAGGACTACTCGTATGTTTGTACTTGGACTCCACTACAAGCTGCGATTTGACCAACACCATTGCAGTATCAGTCTCCAGTGAAGTTTGAGCTGTCCTCCGAGTCCCAGGGCTCTCAATTGCACAAGTTTGAAGAACTTGTTCGGCCGCACTTCAGCTTTTTTTTTAGAATCGCTAGAAGCGAGCTTTATTGATTGAGGATGGTTACATCATTAGCTAAAGTATGAAGAATAAAATTAGGGGGATTATCGTCCCAAATACAATTCTCCTTTGTGATCATAGCTCGCCTAGCTAATTCATGCGCTACTTGATTAGCTTCTCTGTTCAGATGTTCCATCGAAACCTTCTGAAAGCCACTCCAAATAATATAGCATTCATCATATATTGGTGCTGCTGAGTTGGCTGTGAATCCCTCCTTCATAATATCAACAACTTCCAAGGCGGGGATTATTATACGATGGTTAACAAAAATAAAACATTGCTCATTGAATAAAGTTCCAGTGCCAATCTACCACTCGGCCGAACACAAACAGGCCATGAATCCCTGCAAACCCCACGCAAGCATCACCGGCGGCAATAGCATCCAGGCCCAGctctcctgaatcctgatccaCCAACTCGGTCAGAAACAATACCATTAGGATCAGGTGGCTACTGTACGATTTAGCATAGGGGTGCTTCTAAGAATATTCACGGCCcttctttagttcaaaaatttATACTAATTTTTCAGAGCGGGAGCTCAATTTGAAAAAttagtacaattttttgaactaaagatGTTCAAAAATTTATACTAATTTTTCAGAGTGGGAGTTCAATTTGATAAATTAGTATAATTTTTTGAAGTAAAGAGGGGCAATAAATGATACCCTAAGGGGCACTTATTTGCACCTCTCAtttaacaaatttctaacaaatcatctttCAGTTTTCTGGCataaaatttgttatttttatatcttacAAACGAAGTCGAATTTGGACAGGATATTTTATaaagttgtgtatcatcatatcatctatatgtgtgattttttggtgaatttagatgacttttttatcgtgatttgcacgagttttcacaGCAGGGTGGTTTCCATAGCATACGTTGCCATGAATGAAACATGGAGCCTTTGCGCTTCCTTCCATCCAGAGGGCTTCTCATCCTTGAATCGCATTTATTCCATGTTATCTCACATTATTATCTACTTATAGCTACTTCAGCAGCAGTTCAGTGACAACGGTATACCCATACATACCCATCCATCTACATATTGTAGTCCAAGGCTAAGCGGCTCAGATTGAGTTCGATTTCACCTCCCGTCAACATACTTCTCGATGCACGTGATCAGGGTGCTCTCGGGCACGGCCCCAATTACAGCATCCTTCTTCTCGCCGTTCTTGAATATCATCATTGTGGGGATGCTCCGGATGCCAAACTGGGTCGCGATGTCAGGGTTCTCGTCGGTGTTCAGCTTGTAGCATTTCAGCTTCCCTTCGTACTCCTTTGAGAGCTTGCCGACGATGGGGTCTATCATTTTGCACGGTCCGCACCATGAGGCCCAGAACTCTACGAGGACTGGCAGCTCGCTCTCCACCACAAGCGATTGCCATGTAGATTTGCTCACATCAGGAACTGAAAAGGAAGGAGGTTTGGAGTATATAAGATGAACATCAAACACCATGACATAGGACAAAATAGAAACTACTCGATGCTGCTAATAGGGCCAACAAATTCCACATCAAAGTTGACACACAACTATTCTACAAGCAGTCAAGAGAAATTTACCTCTGTGCCTtgaactaaatgaatgaatgGTAAAAGTTTATGCAGGTGGAGATTCTTttaaaagggcgtacccagtgccgtaggcttcccgcactgtgctaATAGGTGGAGATTCTTTTACTTCTTTAAATTTGAGGATTCTACTTTGCATGCTTAGCATTAGGATTTTTACCAGAACTCTATAGATTTGCACAAGTCTAGCATAGAATTACATGAACAAACCTAATGACTGCAAACACTAGATTTAAGACCAGAATATGAATTCAAAAGTTCAGATACAAGTACCTGAATACAGATTTCCAGACATGAACATCAACTGTATCATTACAAAGAAAATTTTAAACAGGTACCTGAATACAGATACCTCCAACATGATTTCATACAGGAAAAATGTGTTGCAGGCAACTAAAGGTGCATTTGAATGCGTAAGGAAACTTTAAGCAGTGGTTCTACGAAACAGATAAGGAACCATCTTTAATGCTCAATAAGATCATCTGTAATAGAGAAGGAATGTGATAATTATTGTGCTGGCACTGATTCAGCACTCATAGCTTTCTAGCTCAAGATGCAATTCACAAGCATTTTTCCGAAGCTTATGAGAATCGGTCTTGCTAAAGCAAACTCTCTGTGTCCCGTATCAGGCAATATAGACTAATTGTTTTTCCCCCCTTCCGAAACAATGTATGGCCATGATATGCATTCCACCATGCAAATACGTTATAAATTCAATACAGTATGCACCATATTTTCAACAAGGAGTTACGAGATTAATACCACAATGTTGATTTGACTCTGCAATGCATCAACTGAACAAATGATGCATCTCAACTGTGTTCTTCACAACTACTGCTAGCCTCAGGAAAACATTAAGGTAGCTCAAAGCTTCGTGCACCAATATTTGTTATTAGCCAGTGTCAAAGACTAGTGGAAGTAGGTATCCTAACTTATTACGGTAAAACAAATTCTATCATATAGCTGTGTGCTTACCGATGATTGAATTTAGACACAAGAAACAATAACAACATTAAAGAAAGCAATCACACTTAACCTAGCAGTTTTACCTTAATGAAATGGCTGGCAGCTCTATGAGAGCTAATTTTCATAGAGAAAAACAtgaatacatatatatattacCATATAATGGCAATGAATCAACAGTTGGCCTAACAATCACATCATACAAATTGTGCAGTTACAATGGACCAAGAATCAATTTTCCGCATTCTAGTAAGAGTACCAATATGACAAACCTCTAACTCTAACATACCCAAGATCCTAAATTTGAAATATGGAAATATTTTTATTGCTACATCTCACAAAATTCAAGTATGGTCCAGTAGCAGTGTGCAACAATTACATTTTTAGGGTGTGGGGTGTGTTCGGGCCTATGTATGGCTATTTTCTTATGGAAATATTTTTATTGCTACATCTCACAAAATTCAAGTATGGTCCAGTACAAGTGTGCAACAATTACATTTTTAGGGTGTGTGGGGTGTGTTCGGGTCTATGTATGgctcttttcttcttctattaacgcaatgatacgcagctctcctgggTGTTCGAGAGAAAAAACAATTACCATCGAAGTTAATGGCTACATAAAAAAAGATTTAGAATAAAAATAATACCATGTCTCAACAAACATACTTACGTGAAAGAATAAATAGAGCACTCTTATCTAATTGTACGCCACGTTGCCTGCATTTGGTCAACTTTGAATATGGCATGTTCTCGTATTTTAGGCACGTGGCGCCAAAAGTCGGTGTAAGTCAGCAGCCATAAATTATGATGTTCAATTTATAGCTTTCTTCGCAGAACACGACAAAGCAATGCTACACATGGTTAAGTGTTTTCAGGTTTTAACTTCAAACTAGCTTGCGCGCCTTTGCGTACATGCAAAGGAAACCTAGAGTGCATACCCACATACATGCATTGCAGAATTGGTTACACATGATGCCCTTATGTACATCTCCTGTTATGTACCTATGTTCAATGAGCACATAACCAGAATGCATTATAATGTTCAATTTATAGCTTTCTTCGCAGAACACGACAAAGCAATGCTACACATGATTAACTGTTTTCAGGTTTTAACTTCAAACTTGCTTTCGCGCCTTAGCGTACATGCAAAGGAAACCTAGAGTGCATACCCACATACATGCATTGCAGAATTGGTTACACATGATGCCCTTAAATACATCTCCTGTTATGTACCTATGTTCAATGCCAGATACATGCATTGATGCACAAAGGCATATGTGATATGTCTAAGCTGCACAAAACAGTAGGTGATGCCGCTTGGTTATATAAACATAACATACATGCATGCAGGAATACAGATACTCGAACAAGCCGTCGCTCATTCACGGATGCTTGCTTCACCATCTCATTGTTACCCTGCTACCTGCTGTTCCTACTTCCTGTTTGTCTATAAATCAGTCCCAACATGGCAACATCCAAGCAACGAAAATCGCGAAAATATAATTACGTTTAAAAAAACTCCCAACCACACGACAGATCACTAACCAACAGCCTTAGCAATTTACTCGCATCACAGGGCAGTTCCACTTCCAGAATCCAGATCAGCGGCCCAGCGCCATTTCATCTCAGATCGGTACATGGAACCAAAGCCTGGGGACAGGAAAGTAACCTACGCGAGCATCAATTTACCTTGGATGGCGGTGTCCTGGCCGCCCTGGGCCTGGCACACGACGGCCGGGCCGCGGGAGCGCGGGCGGGCGCGGAGCGCGCGGCACATCGGcgggaggccgcggcggagggcgacgcggggcggggcggcggcggcgaccggggaAGGCGACGAGGCGGGCGCGGCGACGGAGAcggagacggcgacggcgaggcttgAGGCCATCGCGGCAGATGGGGACGGGAGTGAGCGGGTTGGGAGGAGGCGAGGGGAATCGGTGTGGAAGGGAAGGTGGTTGGGAGTTGGGAGGGAGTCGAGTGGAGCAGTCAGATGGATGGGTGGA is drawn from Panicum virgatum strain AP13 chromosome 1N, P.virgatum_v5, whole genome shotgun sequence and contains these coding sequences:
- the LOC120656595 gene encoding thioredoxin M1, chloroplastic-like, whose amino-acid sequence is MASSLAVAVSVSVAAPASSPSPVAAAAPPRVALRRGLPPMCRALRARPRSRGPAVVCQAQGGQDTAIQVPDVSKSTWQSLVVESELPVLVEFWASWCGPCKMIDPIVGKLSKEYEGKLKCYKLNTDENPDIATQFGIRSIPTMMIFKNGEKKDAVIGAVPESTLITCIEKYVDGR